In Labrus bergylta chromosome 11, fLabBer1.1, whole genome shotgun sequence, one genomic interval encodes:
- the si:dkey-202l22.6 gene encoding interferon-induced very large GTPase 1 isoform X2, which translates to MSVKLPKRLSSKKKIPLKDNAQVEVFNKLGLEAFWTKPLDPASMLDISTWNLENQAPLDPKDLPNAFLQRLWLLSPDARSPLCKAQHDVLTTADKSSEEMINGFEGENQCEVNPLDLVSAVFMSANSFLHHEMAVRMVQCQFAVPLVLPNIDPEEPSHYLLWPLRGVLSQWRSHFPDRNGKVQEGDLASTPMPVISCVKLGHCGVSKSQVLNTVIGGETFLHRGMDGGQTPRRLSNGLVEIGWYLPTGDLARDIFPVPVVISNLRGDASTHEKHLSFLCQASSAVVIFCGDLREKEKQLLASCNHMANKLILIDLSDKETTDNRVIGFADQNLSEYLGLPEGSVIQANALTQEELSSRLSEILKDLLPDKLKLVTLETAAKLAEEQGLSVDEGAVCKKAMAKVEEVLKGLDEGSAKFRDEQLPLQGSLWSKLAKIEKEEKKHQKESKEINSQLQQEKKDILVALNCYKMTPAMKVFTDVLFTADKVERSCFLTCMKLKLTQMQIEKQNSPQDLFTKLQTEKSDDLTGNYNVLGNGANDMTVESDSFCTDSTFEEDESEEQPVNTELQVSGQEIELTQELQHILLKYTERTTEPQSQTKDNIESTYAVIEQQLPMMSIEKSEKKTKHKVHFEEEISDPDSKDQNSHSPSQENGILICQGKQTDESEFTLAESSTRNSAKQQMFPDVSFDHQVAKCSHPSELEPSWLGLEHFLREMGLIFELTHISPGSGSHNVLRLPSVATDLLLHGIPLELMDGDASNIPIRWLACVLAELKRRLPQDQCRTRVLTNLGVHHAQNAEVLSALFGVKFPEGRKRSTRGLYMAALCLPDYLRQDMECDFLFLVDAEGLCSKSLGNKGSTLIHDNEMATVATGFSDVLMHNISSHSSAEFETNFTVIVNALLRIKESASIPICQLLVQDEGINNTLQTSQLRRVSDMLQIETQDQVTNNTDHHYAKTSSSITYVKGPWQNRALSQPVDTNYSNAMLKLKQNLFGALKKCSEKSKAKELPEFFSHLCAVWDAVRAESYSIGLQNTDIALAFSLLCTELSQWEDRVLENMENWLKEAKNKIFASKTKALDAKIQNDLLNELKNEAGEEVKAEVVKLRSKVDAYMMKEDPLKMNTFKPILMSNLDELQARVTEEMKQRLETVTESHCSLTQLQKFETLLETEQHSKLHALLENSSSTNILLEDTELEEEFESVWDKTMSSFDFRPSETDDITARVTDILKGNLISRGLQKHIKKLEDISPNPTPTFQVYDEHFGYRSRLKHMFEDNNRLQRLEAQKVASDIIKEYSQFVAAKSRLTADFSDSYITEMLENVEKTLKDKSFEIRSAFEVDLKAYLCSSACRDFQKLHDRYAKDTELLMCLTANKSRYLAQFMYQFRKRDQCQKMAQAFTSMVIKPTVLDYIYRPLEKRIVEEIRDNAQQYHSSHDFHQSLLEELLKEDCFENFLEYLLSFDNFRQKRIQKSVLAHLSESINLNKWRQQRLGEIVGKIAAAVSQTLEGTSGVLSGTKMLLERVCLTLEEDGDVEVTRAVLDGPLFSITTEWDRFVTCLMELLAAIRLDLAQEFSQNVDSNQLLQCLPVQPQDSLFNRVRGCEQQCPLCRAPCELTEMGHEVHMALLHRPRGMVPYNSSSLSCITFPGSMTEENAGQKKDTYNTSMAGDSCRSLHSLYPEWSTSTENPNDQMPGTYWRYVLARFNERFAQEYEQEPAKISDDWKKITKEEALNSLRMGFLIQH; encoded by the exons ATGTCAGTCAAGCTACCCAAGAGGCTGagcagcaaaaagaaaa TACCTCTAAAGGACAATGCACAGGTGGAGGTTTTTAATAAACTTGGTCTGGAGGCCTTCTGGACTAAACCATTGGACCCAGCATCTATGTTGGACATCAGCACTTGGAACCTGGAGAACCAAGCTCCTCTGGACCCAAAGGATCTACCAAATGCTTTCCTCCAACGCCTTTGGCTGCTGAGCCCAGATGCCCGCAGTCCCTTGTGCAAAGCTCAGCATGATGTGCTGACCACTGCAGACAAATCATCTGAGGAAATGATCAATGGTTTTGAAGGAGAAAATCAATGTGAAGTAAACCCCCTTGATTTGGTTTCAGCTGTCTTTATGTCTGCCAACTCTTTCCTTCATCATGAGATGGCTGTGCGCATGGTACAATGTCAATTTGCAGTGCCTCTGGTTCTTCCAAACATAGATCCAGAAGAGCCCAGTCATTACCTCCTTTGGCCCTTGAGAGGGGTTTTAAGCCAGTGGAGGTCTCACTTTCCAGATAGAAATGGGAAGGTCCAGGAGGGGGATTTGGCAAGCACACCCATGCCAGTGATTTCTTGTGTGAAGCTTGGTCACTGTGGTGTTTCGAAGTCACAGGTACTAAATACTGTTATAGGTGGAGAAACATTTCTCCACAGGGGTATGGATGGAGGACAGACGCCGAGAAGACTCTCCAATGGCTTGGTAGAGATTGGGTGGTATCTACCTACTGGAGATCTTGCAAGAGACATTTTTCCTGTCCCTGTGGTCATCTCTAACCTACGTGGTGATGCCAGTACACATGAGAAACACCTCAGCTTTCTTTGCCAGGCATCTTCAGCTGTTGTCATTTTCTGTGGGGATcttagagagaaagaaaaacagcttcttGCTTCATGCAATCATATGGCAAACAAGCTCATACTGATTGACCTATCTGACAAAGAGACAACTGACAACAGGGTTATTGGGTTTGCTGATCAGAACCTTAGTGAATACTTGGGGCTTCCAGAAGGTTCAGTTATTCAAGCAAATGCTTTGACTCAGGAGGAACTGTCTAGTAGGCTGTCTGAAATCCTGAAAGATCTGTTACCAGATAAACTAAAACTTGTAACACTTGAGACAGCGGCAAAACTAGCAGAGGAGCAAGGCCTGAGTGTAGATGAAGGGGCAGTCTGTAAAAAGGCAATGGCCAAAGTAGAGGAAGTATTGAAAGGTTTAGATGAGGGATCTGCCAAATTTAGGGATGAACAGCTTCCCTTGCAAGGGTCTCTTTGGAGCAAACTGGCCAAAATcgaaaaggaagagaaaaaacatcaaaaagagaGTAAAGAAATCAACTCACAACTacaacaagaaaagaaagacatctTGGTAGCGTTGAACTGTTACAAAATGACCCCAGCTATGAAAGTTTTCACTGATGTGCTTTTCACAGCAGATAAAGTGGAGAGGTCATGTTTTCTTACTTGTATGAAGCTGAAGCTTACCCAGATgcaaattgaaaaacaaaacagtccccaagatttattcacaaaactgcagacagaaaaaagtgaTGACCTGACTGGAAATTACAATGTGCTTGGAAATGGAGCCAATGACATGACAGTTGAAAGTGACAGTTTCTGCACAGATTCAACATTTGAAGAAGATGAAAGCGAAGAACAACCTGTAAATACTGAACTGCAAGTTTCAGGGCAAGAAATAGAATTAACCCAAGAGTTGCAGCATATTTTGCTGAAGTACACAGAGAGGACTACAGAACCACAGTCACAAACGAAGGACAATATTGAGTCCACATATGCAGTCATAGAGCAGCAGTTACCTATGATGTCAATTGAGAAAAGCGAAAAGAAAACTAAACACAAAGTACATTTCGAAGAAGAAATTTCCGATCCAGATTCAAAGGACCAAAACTCTCATTCCCCGTCTCAAGAAAATGGAATCTTAATCTGCCAAGGGAAACAGACAGATGAATCAGAGTTTACACTAGCAGAGTCTAGTACAAGAAATTCTGCGAAGCAACAAATGTTCCCAGATGTTTCCTTTGATCATCAGGTAGCCAAATGTTCACATCCTTCTGAACTTGAACCATCTTGGCTGGGGCTTGAGCACTTCTTGCGTGAGATGGGCCTAATTTTTGAGTTAACACACATTAGCCCTGGCAGTGGGAGCCACAATGTGTTGCGTCTCCCTAGCGTAGCAACAGACCTTCTTCTCCATGGAATTCCACTTGAACTGATGGATGGAGATGCCTCAAACATCCCAATTCGTTGGCTTGCCTGCGTCTTAGCAGAGCTTAAACGTCGCCTACCTCAAGATCAGTGCAGGACCCGAGTGCTGACAAACCTTGGTGTACATCATGCACAAAATGCAGAGGTTCTTTCAGCACTATTTGGGGTGAAATTTCCTGAAGGTAGGAAAAGATCAACTAGAGGGTTGTACATGGCTGCCCTTTGTCTCCCTGATTACCTAAGACAAGACATGGAgtgtgattttttgtttttggttgatGCTGAAGGCCTCTGCTCAAAGTCCCTAGGCAACAAAGGAAGCACGCTGATTCATGACAATGAAATGGCTACTGTTGCAACAGGATTTAGTGATGTTTTAATGCACAACATCTCTTCACATTCAAGTGCTGAGTTTGAAACCAACTTCACAGTGATAGTCAATGCTCTCCTGCGCATCAAAGAATCTGCCTCCATTCCCATTTGCCAACTCTTGGTACAGGATGAAGGAATAAATAACACATTGCAAACATCACAGCTAAGGCGTGTTTCTGATATGCTTCAGATTGAGACTCAGGATCAAGTAACTAACAATACTGATCACCATTATGCAAAGACCTCAAGCAGCATCACCTATGTCAAAGGACCTTGGCAAAATAGAGCTCTCTCTCAACCAGTTGATACAAATTATAGTAATGCTATGTTAAAACTAAAGCAAAACTTGTTTGGGGCATTGAAGAAGTGTTCAGAGAAGTCTAAAGCCAAAGAACTGCCTGAGTTTTTTAGCCATTTATGTGCTGTGTGGGATGCAGTGAGAGCAGAATCCTATTCTATTGGTCTGCAAAATACTGACATAGCTTTGGCATTCTCTTTGTTGTGCACAGAGCTTTCTCAGTGGGAGGATAGAGTTCTGGAAAACATGGAAAATTGGCTCAAGGAGgcaaaaaacaagatatttgcGTCAAAGACAAAGGCTTTAGATGCAAAAATCCAAAATGACCTTCTGAATGAGCTAAAGAATGAAGCCGGAGAAGAAGTCAAAGCAGAGGTGGTCAAACTCAGGTCCAAAGTAGATgcctatatgatgaaagaagaCCCTCTCAAAATGAACACATTCAAGCCAATCCTCATGAGCAATTTGGATGAACTCCAGGCGCGAGTAACTGAAGAGATGAAACAAAGGTTGGAGACAGTCACAGAGAGCCATTGCTCTTTGACACAGCTGCAAAAGTTTGAGACTTTGTTGGAAACAGAACAGCATTCAAAGCTGCATGCACTGTTGGAGAACAGCAGCTCTACAAACATTCTCCTTGAAGATACAGAACTAGAAGAAGAATTTGAGAGTGTGTGGGATAAGACAATGTCCAGTTTTGACTTCAGGCCTTCAGAAACTGATGACATTACAGCAAGAGTGACTGATATTCTGAAAGGAAATCTAATCAGCCGTGGGCTtcagaaacacataaaaaaactgGAAGATATCAGCCCAAACCCGACACCTACATTCCAGGTTTATGATGAGCACTTTGGATACCGTAGCAGATTGAAGCACATGTTTGAGGATAATAACAGGCTACAAAGGTTGGAGGCTCAAAAAGTTGCAAGCGATATCATCAAAGAATATAGTCAGTTTGTAGCAGCTAAATCTAGATTAACAGCAGATTTCTCTGACAGCTATATTACTGAAATGTTGGAGAATGTCGAAAAAACTTTGAAAGATAAATCTTTCGAAATCAGATCTGCTTTTGAAGTGGATCTGAAAGCTTATCTCTGTAGCTCTGCATGTCGAGACTTCCAAAAACTACATGATCGCTATGCAAAGGACACAGAGCTTCTGATGTGTCTCACTGCAAACaagagtaggtacttggcacaGTTTATGTACCAGTTCAGGAAAAGAGACCAGTGCCAGAAAATGGCTCAAGCATTCACCTCCATGGTCATTAAACCTACAGTCTTGGACTACATTTATAGGCCACTGGAGAAGCGAATTGTCGAGGAGATCAGAGATAATGCCCAGCAGTATCACTCCTCACATGACTTCCACCAAAGCTTACTCGAAGAGTTGTTAAAGGAGGACTGCTTTGAAAATTTCCTGGAATATTTGCTATCCTTTGACAACTTTAGACAGAAAAGGATCCAGAAGTCAGTATTGGCTCACCTCTCTGAATCCATCAACTTGAATAAATGGAGGCAACAGAGACTTGGTGAAATTGTAGGAAAGATTGCAGCAGCAGTGAGCCAAACCCTGGAAGGTACCAGTGGAGTGCTTAGCGGTACAAAGATGCTGTTGGAGAGAGTGTGCCTCACTTTAGAGGAGGATGGGGATGTGGAAGTCACAAGGGCAGTGCTAGATGGACCTCTCTTCAGTATCACTACAGAATGGGATCGTTTTGTCACTTGTCTAATGGAGTTACTGGCTGCAATTCGCTTGGACCTAGCTCAGGAATTCTCCCAAAATGTGGACAGTAACCAACTTCTTCAGTGCCTTCCAGTTCAGCCGCAAGACTCTCTTTTCAACAGAGTGAGAGGCTGTGAACAGCAATGTCCTCTCTGCAGAGCCCCCTGTGAGCTGACAGAGATGGGGCATGAGGTCCACATGGCTTTGCTCCACAGGCCAAGAGGTATGGTTCCATATAACTCTAGTTCTTTGTCCTGTATTACTTTCCCTGGAAGCATGACCGAGGAAAATGCAGGCCAAAAAAAGGACACATACAACACGTCTATGGCAGGGGATTCATGCAGAAGCCTTCATTCCTTATATCCAGAATGGAGCACCTCCACTGAAAACCCAAACGACCAGATGCCGGGTACCTACTGGAG GTATGTGTTGGCGAGGTTCAATGAGAGGTTTGCACAAGAGTACGAGCAGGAGCCGGCAAAGATTTCAGATGATTGGAAGAAGATCACTAAGGAGGAGGCATTGAACAGTCTGAGGATGGGCTTCCTGATTCAACATTAA
- the si:dkey-202l22.6 gene encoding interferon-induced very large GTPase 1 isoform X1, translating to MSVKLPKRLSSKKKSMIIPLKDNAQVEVFNKLGLEAFWTKPLDPASMLDISTWNLENQAPLDPKDLPNAFLQRLWLLSPDARSPLCKAQHDVLTTADKSSEEMINGFEGENQCEVNPLDLVSAVFMSANSFLHHEMAVRMVQCQFAVPLVLPNIDPEEPSHYLLWPLRGVLSQWRSHFPDRNGKVQEGDLASTPMPVISCVKLGHCGVSKSQVLNTVIGGETFLHRGMDGGQTPRRLSNGLVEIGWYLPTGDLARDIFPVPVVISNLRGDASTHEKHLSFLCQASSAVVIFCGDLREKEKQLLASCNHMANKLILIDLSDKETTDNRVIGFADQNLSEYLGLPEGSVIQANALTQEELSSRLSEILKDLLPDKLKLVTLETAAKLAEEQGLSVDEGAVCKKAMAKVEEVLKGLDEGSAKFRDEQLPLQGSLWSKLAKIEKEEKKHQKESKEINSQLQQEKKDILVALNCYKMTPAMKVFTDVLFTADKVERSCFLTCMKLKLTQMQIEKQNSPQDLFTKLQTEKSDDLTGNYNVLGNGANDMTVESDSFCTDSTFEEDESEEQPVNTELQVSGQEIELTQELQHILLKYTERTTEPQSQTKDNIESTYAVIEQQLPMMSIEKSEKKTKHKVHFEEEISDPDSKDQNSHSPSQENGILICQGKQTDESEFTLAESSTRNSAKQQMFPDVSFDHQVAKCSHPSELEPSWLGLEHFLREMGLIFELTHISPGSGSHNVLRLPSVATDLLLHGIPLELMDGDASNIPIRWLACVLAELKRRLPQDQCRTRVLTNLGVHHAQNAEVLSALFGVKFPEGRKRSTRGLYMAALCLPDYLRQDMECDFLFLVDAEGLCSKSLGNKGSTLIHDNEMATVATGFSDVLMHNISSHSSAEFETNFTVIVNALLRIKESASIPICQLLVQDEGINNTLQTSQLRRVSDMLQIETQDQVTNNTDHHYAKTSSSITYVKGPWQNRALSQPVDTNYSNAMLKLKQNLFGALKKCSEKSKAKELPEFFSHLCAVWDAVRAESYSIGLQNTDIALAFSLLCTELSQWEDRVLENMENWLKEAKNKIFASKTKALDAKIQNDLLNELKNEAGEEVKAEVVKLRSKVDAYMMKEDPLKMNTFKPILMSNLDELQARVTEEMKQRLETVTESHCSLTQLQKFETLLETEQHSKLHALLENSSSTNILLEDTELEEEFESVWDKTMSSFDFRPSETDDITARVTDILKGNLISRGLQKHIKKLEDISPNPTPTFQVYDEHFGYRSRLKHMFEDNNRLQRLEAQKVASDIIKEYSQFVAAKSRLTADFSDSYITEMLENVEKTLKDKSFEIRSAFEVDLKAYLCSSACRDFQKLHDRYAKDTELLMCLTANKSRYLAQFMYQFRKRDQCQKMAQAFTSMVIKPTVLDYIYRPLEKRIVEEIRDNAQQYHSSHDFHQSLLEELLKEDCFENFLEYLLSFDNFRQKRIQKSVLAHLSESINLNKWRQQRLGEIVGKIAAAVSQTLEGTSGVLSGTKMLLERVCLTLEEDGDVEVTRAVLDGPLFSITTEWDRFVTCLMELLAAIRLDLAQEFSQNVDSNQLLQCLPVQPQDSLFNRVRGCEQQCPLCRAPCELTEMGHEVHMALLHRPRGMVPYNSSSLSCITFPGSMTEENAGQKKDTYNTSMAGDSCRSLHSLYPEWSTSTENPNDQMPGTYWRYVLARFNERFAQEYEQEPAKISDDWKKITKEEALNSLRMGFLIQH from the exons ATGTCAGTCAAGCTACCCAAGAGGCTGagcagcaaaaagaaaagtatgATCA TACCTCTAAAGGACAATGCACAGGTGGAGGTTTTTAATAAACTTGGTCTGGAGGCCTTCTGGACTAAACCATTGGACCCAGCATCTATGTTGGACATCAGCACTTGGAACCTGGAGAACCAAGCTCCTCTGGACCCAAAGGATCTACCAAATGCTTTCCTCCAACGCCTTTGGCTGCTGAGCCCAGATGCCCGCAGTCCCTTGTGCAAAGCTCAGCATGATGTGCTGACCACTGCAGACAAATCATCTGAGGAAATGATCAATGGTTTTGAAGGAGAAAATCAATGTGAAGTAAACCCCCTTGATTTGGTTTCAGCTGTCTTTATGTCTGCCAACTCTTTCCTTCATCATGAGATGGCTGTGCGCATGGTACAATGTCAATTTGCAGTGCCTCTGGTTCTTCCAAACATAGATCCAGAAGAGCCCAGTCATTACCTCCTTTGGCCCTTGAGAGGGGTTTTAAGCCAGTGGAGGTCTCACTTTCCAGATAGAAATGGGAAGGTCCAGGAGGGGGATTTGGCAAGCACACCCATGCCAGTGATTTCTTGTGTGAAGCTTGGTCACTGTGGTGTTTCGAAGTCACAGGTACTAAATACTGTTATAGGTGGAGAAACATTTCTCCACAGGGGTATGGATGGAGGACAGACGCCGAGAAGACTCTCCAATGGCTTGGTAGAGATTGGGTGGTATCTACCTACTGGAGATCTTGCAAGAGACATTTTTCCTGTCCCTGTGGTCATCTCTAACCTACGTGGTGATGCCAGTACACATGAGAAACACCTCAGCTTTCTTTGCCAGGCATCTTCAGCTGTTGTCATTTTCTGTGGGGATcttagagagaaagaaaaacagcttcttGCTTCATGCAATCATATGGCAAACAAGCTCATACTGATTGACCTATCTGACAAAGAGACAACTGACAACAGGGTTATTGGGTTTGCTGATCAGAACCTTAGTGAATACTTGGGGCTTCCAGAAGGTTCAGTTATTCAAGCAAATGCTTTGACTCAGGAGGAACTGTCTAGTAGGCTGTCTGAAATCCTGAAAGATCTGTTACCAGATAAACTAAAACTTGTAACACTTGAGACAGCGGCAAAACTAGCAGAGGAGCAAGGCCTGAGTGTAGATGAAGGGGCAGTCTGTAAAAAGGCAATGGCCAAAGTAGAGGAAGTATTGAAAGGTTTAGATGAGGGATCTGCCAAATTTAGGGATGAACAGCTTCCCTTGCAAGGGTCTCTTTGGAGCAAACTGGCCAAAATcgaaaaggaagagaaaaaacatcaaaaagagaGTAAAGAAATCAACTCACAACTacaacaagaaaagaaagacatctTGGTAGCGTTGAACTGTTACAAAATGACCCCAGCTATGAAAGTTTTCACTGATGTGCTTTTCACAGCAGATAAAGTGGAGAGGTCATGTTTTCTTACTTGTATGAAGCTGAAGCTTACCCAGATgcaaattgaaaaacaaaacagtccccaagatttattcacaaaactgcagacagaaaaaagtgaTGACCTGACTGGAAATTACAATGTGCTTGGAAATGGAGCCAATGACATGACAGTTGAAAGTGACAGTTTCTGCACAGATTCAACATTTGAAGAAGATGAAAGCGAAGAACAACCTGTAAATACTGAACTGCAAGTTTCAGGGCAAGAAATAGAATTAACCCAAGAGTTGCAGCATATTTTGCTGAAGTACACAGAGAGGACTACAGAACCACAGTCACAAACGAAGGACAATATTGAGTCCACATATGCAGTCATAGAGCAGCAGTTACCTATGATGTCAATTGAGAAAAGCGAAAAGAAAACTAAACACAAAGTACATTTCGAAGAAGAAATTTCCGATCCAGATTCAAAGGACCAAAACTCTCATTCCCCGTCTCAAGAAAATGGAATCTTAATCTGCCAAGGGAAACAGACAGATGAATCAGAGTTTACACTAGCAGAGTCTAGTACAAGAAATTCTGCGAAGCAACAAATGTTCCCAGATGTTTCCTTTGATCATCAGGTAGCCAAATGTTCACATCCTTCTGAACTTGAACCATCTTGGCTGGGGCTTGAGCACTTCTTGCGTGAGATGGGCCTAATTTTTGAGTTAACACACATTAGCCCTGGCAGTGGGAGCCACAATGTGTTGCGTCTCCCTAGCGTAGCAACAGACCTTCTTCTCCATGGAATTCCACTTGAACTGATGGATGGAGATGCCTCAAACATCCCAATTCGTTGGCTTGCCTGCGTCTTAGCAGAGCTTAAACGTCGCCTACCTCAAGATCAGTGCAGGACCCGAGTGCTGACAAACCTTGGTGTACATCATGCACAAAATGCAGAGGTTCTTTCAGCACTATTTGGGGTGAAATTTCCTGAAGGTAGGAAAAGATCAACTAGAGGGTTGTACATGGCTGCCCTTTGTCTCCCTGATTACCTAAGACAAGACATGGAgtgtgattttttgtttttggttgatGCTGAAGGCCTCTGCTCAAAGTCCCTAGGCAACAAAGGAAGCACGCTGATTCATGACAATGAAATGGCTACTGTTGCAACAGGATTTAGTGATGTTTTAATGCACAACATCTCTTCACATTCAAGTGCTGAGTTTGAAACCAACTTCACAGTGATAGTCAATGCTCTCCTGCGCATCAAAGAATCTGCCTCCATTCCCATTTGCCAACTCTTGGTACAGGATGAAGGAATAAATAACACATTGCAAACATCACAGCTAAGGCGTGTTTCTGATATGCTTCAGATTGAGACTCAGGATCAAGTAACTAACAATACTGATCACCATTATGCAAAGACCTCAAGCAGCATCACCTATGTCAAAGGACCTTGGCAAAATAGAGCTCTCTCTCAACCAGTTGATACAAATTATAGTAATGCTATGTTAAAACTAAAGCAAAACTTGTTTGGGGCATTGAAGAAGTGTTCAGAGAAGTCTAAAGCCAAAGAACTGCCTGAGTTTTTTAGCCATTTATGTGCTGTGTGGGATGCAGTGAGAGCAGAATCCTATTCTATTGGTCTGCAAAATACTGACATAGCTTTGGCATTCTCTTTGTTGTGCACAGAGCTTTCTCAGTGGGAGGATAGAGTTCTGGAAAACATGGAAAATTGGCTCAAGGAGgcaaaaaacaagatatttgcGTCAAAGACAAAGGCTTTAGATGCAAAAATCCAAAATGACCTTCTGAATGAGCTAAAGAATGAAGCCGGAGAAGAAGTCAAAGCAGAGGTGGTCAAACTCAGGTCCAAAGTAGATgcctatatgatgaaagaagaCCCTCTCAAAATGAACACATTCAAGCCAATCCTCATGAGCAATTTGGATGAACTCCAGGCGCGAGTAACTGAAGAGATGAAACAAAGGTTGGAGACAGTCACAGAGAGCCATTGCTCTTTGACACAGCTGCAAAAGTTTGAGACTTTGTTGGAAACAGAACAGCATTCAAAGCTGCATGCACTGTTGGAGAACAGCAGCTCTACAAACATTCTCCTTGAAGATACAGAACTAGAAGAAGAATTTGAGAGTGTGTGGGATAAGACAATGTCCAGTTTTGACTTCAGGCCTTCAGAAACTGATGACATTACAGCAAGAGTGACTGATATTCTGAAAGGAAATCTAATCAGCCGTGGGCTtcagaaacacataaaaaaactgGAAGATATCAGCCCAAACCCGACACCTACATTCCAGGTTTATGATGAGCACTTTGGATACCGTAGCAGATTGAAGCACATGTTTGAGGATAATAACAGGCTACAAAGGTTGGAGGCTCAAAAAGTTGCAAGCGATATCATCAAAGAATATAGTCAGTTTGTAGCAGCTAAATCTAGATTAACAGCAGATTTCTCTGACAGCTATATTACTGAAATGTTGGAGAATGTCGAAAAAACTTTGAAAGATAAATCTTTCGAAATCAGATCTGCTTTTGAAGTGGATCTGAAAGCTTATCTCTGTAGCTCTGCATGTCGAGACTTCCAAAAACTACATGATCGCTATGCAAAGGACACAGAGCTTCTGATGTGTCTCACTGCAAACaagagtaggtacttggcacaGTTTATGTACCAGTTCAGGAAAAGAGACCAGTGCCAGAAAATGGCTCAAGCATTCACCTCCATGGTCATTAAACCTACAGTCTTGGACTACATTTATAGGCCACTGGAGAAGCGAATTGTCGAGGAGATCAGAGATAATGCCCAGCAGTATCACTCCTCACATGACTTCCACCAAAGCTTACTCGAAGAGTTGTTAAAGGAGGACTGCTTTGAAAATTTCCTGGAATATTTGCTATCCTTTGACAACTTTAGACAGAAAAGGATCCAGAAGTCAGTATTGGCTCACCTCTCTGAATCCATCAACTTGAATAAATGGAGGCAACAGAGACTTGGTGAAATTGTAGGAAAGATTGCAGCAGCAGTGAGCCAAACCCTGGAAGGTACCAGTGGAGTGCTTAGCGGTACAAAGATGCTGTTGGAGAGAGTGTGCCTCACTTTAGAGGAGGATGGGGATGTGGAAGTCACAAGGGCAGTGCTAGATGGACCTCTCTTCAGTATCACTACAGAATGGGATCGTTTTGTCACTTGTCTAATGGAGTTACTGGCTGCAATTCGCTTGGACCTAGCTCAGGAATTCTCCCAAAATGTGGACAGTAACCAACTTCTTCAGTGCCTTCCAGTTCAGCCGCAAGACTCTCTTTTCAACAGAGTGAGAGGCTGTGAACAGCAATGTCCTCTCTGCAGAGCCCCCTGTGAGCTGACAGAGATGGGGCATGAGGTCCACATGGCTTTGCTCCACAGGCCAAGAGGTATGGTTCCATATAACTCTAGTTCTTTGTCCTGTATTACTTTCCCTGGAAGCATGACCGAGGAAAATGCAGGCCAAAAAAAGGACACATACAACACGTCTATGGCAGGGGATTCATGCAGAAGCCTTCATTCCTTATATCCAGAATGGAGCACCTCCACTGAAAACCCAAACGACCAGATGCCGGGTACCTACTGGAG GTATGTGTTGGCGAGGTTCAATGAGAGGTTTGCACAAGAGTACGAGCAGGAGCCGGCAAAGATTTCAGATGATTGGAAGAAGATCACTAAGGAGGAGGCATTGAACAGTCTGAGGATGGGCTTCCTGATTCAACATTAA